A stretch of Mytilus edulis chromosome 11, xbMytEdul2.2, whole genome shotgun sequence DNA encodes these proteins:
- the LOC139495969 gene encoding toll-like receptor 3 → MRIYILFVLTVCFLNIGKGYVMQKECHKNCKCTIRRSKKRQAVCRGRDLHYIPQFPEIILSVIMSGTNLTNIDKNGFKNLTYIRLKELTLDNNLITFIHEDAFVNLKYLDSLSIVQETNLAVNVIKVSVGKMKTRNLRSLYFKNNNWLFLPVDMFRSFSYSEIRTIGIYGNSLSELQSAIFSPLKKLQKLYMNKNEIEHIDLNGISKDLVDLRLNDNLLPKVPELCTKDKRGISLVKKLHTLDLSDNNIGDIRIQAFQCLPNVKKLLLNRIPMKRIRSNIFASLPVLYSLQLSKIGFPLQKIDDYAFNSSSLSRLLMDVANFHFDREEFNPQTIFSLSPNLSFLNLDHNFFPKNETKMQQILSPLVRLKNLIISSTSLFILPKNVFPYLKSLENLTLSSNRLSDWNDGSEIFRNMTSLRNLNLKDNFIKIINKNTFPAAVLKSLKVLDLSYNSFVCTCDQLWFTEWIKSTKVKLLSYPTLYKCRSPPSLDGTLLQKYVNSSKECPPWNPIYTTVIILLLSATVLAVIFAIIMKCQTNIKNYLYLWRINYNRRKGYLPLQDADDFEYHAFVVYCDADRQWVHQKFLKKLEQDEGMKLCIHHRDFEIGESITANINNYLEKSWKVVVILSNDFAKSEWCQWEVDVVQERRRRQGRDVFLLIMLKNIDSKHMTNQLRALLDSASSLKYPIGVGEELFWTAAVETLRKPLGHPPTALL, encoded by the coding sequence ATGAGAATATACATCCTTTTTGTGTTGACGGTGTGTTTCCTAAATATAGGCAAAGGGTATGTAATGCAAAAGGAATGCCACAAGAATTGTAAATGCACAATTAGGCGTTCAAAGAAACGTCAAGCTGTATGTAGGGGACGGGATTTGCATTACATTCCACAATTTCCAGAAATTATACTTTCTGTTATTATGAGTGGAACAAATTTGACGAATATTGATAAAAATGGATTCAAGAATTTGACCTATATTAGGCTGAAAGAATTAACATTAGATAACAATCTTATTACGTTTATTCATGAAGATGCGTTTGTCAATTTAAAATATCTGGATAGTTTGAGTATAGTTCAAGAAACAAATCTAGCAGTGAATGTAATTAAGGTATCCGTTGGGAAAATGAAAACAAGAAATCTTcgatctttatattttaaaaataataactgGCTTTTTCTTCCAGTCGATATGTTTAGAAGTTTTTCATACAGTGAAATACGAACTATTGGAATATATGGTAACAGTTTGTCCGAACTACAGAGTGCGATATTTTCACCATTAAAAAAGTTGCAAAAGCTGTATATGAATAAAAACGAGATTGAACATATTGATTTAAATGGCATTTCGAAGGATTTAGTGGATTTGCGTTTGAATGACAATCTTCTCCCAAAGGTTCCGGAATTGTGTACAAAGGATAAACGAGGTATCAGtttagtaaaaaaattacatACTTTAGATTTAAGCGACAATAACATTGGGGACATACGAATACAAGCTTTTCAATGTTTGCCAAATGTGAAAAAGCTTTTACTCAATAGAATACCAATGAAGAGAATTCGGTCAAATATATTCGCATCTCTCCCAGTTTTGTATTCTCTACAACTCTCGAAGATAGGATTTCCTTTACAAAAAATAGACGATTATGCGTTCAATAGTTCATCTCTTTCACGTCTGCTTATGGACGTTGcaaattttcattttgatagAGAGGAGTTTAATCCACAGACTATTTTTTCCTTGTCACCAAATCTAAGTTTTCTAAACTTAGACCATAATTTTTTTCCTAAAAACGAAACAAAGATGCAACAAATACTTTCACCTTTAGTGAGGctgaaaaatttaataatatcCTCAACAAGTCTTTTTATTCTTCCAAAAAATGTCTTCCCGTACTTAAAATCACTCGAAAATTTGACACTAAGTTCAAACAGATTGTCTGATTGGAATGACGGAAGTGAAATATTTCGGAATATGACGTCTCTTAGAAACCTCAATCTGAAAGataatttcatcaaaattataaacaaaaacactTTTCCTGCAGCCGTACTTAAATCGTTAAAAGTTCTTGATTTGAGCTATAATTCTTTTGTATGCACGTGTGATCAACTATGGTTTACAGAATGGATTAAATCAACTAAAGTAAAGCTTCTCAGTTATCCAACGCTATATAAATGTAGGTCGCCACCATCGCTTGATGGAACGTTACTTCAAAAATATGTAAACTCGTCTAAGGAGTGTCCCCCATGGAATCCTATTTATACCACGGTAATAATCTTGTTATTGTCAGCAACGGTATTAGCTGTGATATTTGCGATAATAATGAAGTgtcaaacaaacattaaaaactaTTTATACCTATGGAGAATCAATTACAATAGAAGAAAAGGCTATCTCCCCTTGCAGGATGCAGATGATTTCGAATATCATGCATTTGTTGTGTATTGTGATGCTGATCGCCAATGGGTTCACCAAAAATTTCTAAAGAAACTAGAACAAGATGAAGGAATGAAACTTTGCATTCATCATAGAGATTTTGAAATCGGAGAATCAATTACTGCAAATATCAATAACTATCTAGAGAAATCATGGAAAGTGGTtgttattttatcaaatgattttGCAAAAAGTGAATGGTGTCAATGGGAGGTTGATGTCGTTCAAGAGCGGAGGCGCAGACAGGGAAGGGATGTATTTTTATTGATTATGCTTAAAAATATTGACTCTAAACATATGACGAACCAACTAAGAGCCCTTTTAGACAGTGCATCAAGTCTGAAATATCCAATTGGCGTAGGCGAAGAACTGTTCTGGACGGCAGCAGTAGAAACACTTAGAAAGCCATTGGGGCATCCACCGACAGCACTGTTATGA